In Desulfosporosinus youngiae DSM 17734, the genomic stretch TGGCCGGAGTTATCTACTAAAGTTATTAAACTCCCCGGCTCTCCTGTCTTGATTATATATTTTCCCGCACTATCTTCCTGTACTGTAATATTAATAAACTTCGATAATTGATCAACCAGCAAATCCCTGGAGTCACGCAAATCATTGGCGTGGTCATTCCCCCCGAACTCCGTGAAGGCGATTTGCTGATTAAGTGTATTAATACTCGAAGTAATTTGATTAATATTTCTAACGTCCAAAGCAATCGAGGAGTTAATGTTTTCGACCGTGTCCTTTAGCTGCCGGGCAGCATGCTCAATTGCATTCACGACGGCTACTCCCCGTTGGGCTACTGCGGTACGGGCTCCCGAGTCGGAAGCATTTGTGGCGAGTGTCTGCAAAGATGTCCAGAATTGGTTAAGTACTGTCTGAACACCCGTATCTGAAGGTTCACTAAAGATATCTTCTATTCTGATTAATGACTCGCTGCTTGTTTGACTATAGCCTAAGGTCGATGATTCCTGCCACAATTGCCGATCCGTAAAGGCATCCCTTGCTCTTATTATGGAACTTACAGTAACCCCGGCACCTGCCTGATTCAGGCCGCGGCTGCCATAGACTTCTCCTGTCGGTGTCAGGGTAGCCATATTGACTCTCTGCCGGGAATAACCTTCCGTACCGGCATTCGCAATATTATGCCCGACAGTATTCAGTGCAGCCTGCTGAGTATATAAGCTGCGGGACAATATATTTAAACCACCAAAAGTGGAACTCATATCTTAAATCCTCCAATCCATCAGATGCCGTTTTTTATTATCCTCACTTTCTTTCTGGCCCGGATATGTATAAGTGTTGCTCGCTTGGTGCGTCAACAGACCTACTGTAAAATCGACAATCTTCATGGCCTGTTGCAGAAGCTGGGAGTTGGTCTTATGAATCTCTTGTAACTGGCCGACAACCTGATCGAGGTCACGGCTAACCTCAACCAAAGCGGGATAATGATCGGCCAATTCCGCCAGAGTGAGATCTTCGGGCTGTTTCCCAAGCTCATGTCCGATTTCTTCAGCCCACAAGAGGCGTTCCTTTTCCAGGCGGTTGACGTTTATAATAAACGCTTCTTCCTGAGTTGTTGTTGCTTCAATCTCTTGAAGATTATTTTCAACCAAGGCCAGACGTTTGTGTCTTTCAAGGATTAGGAGTTCGTTGTAAAGCTGAACCTGTTGTCTCAAATTTTGATTTAACTGCTGAAAGGCTTCAGACACGGATATCTCCCCCCTCTGAGATGGATGGATTATGGTTCTTTAATCGTTCTGACATACCGTAAATAACTTATCGGCTATCCTTTGTGCGTCTACTTTAAACTCTCCCCGTTGGATCTGTTCAGTGAGGGCATTTACCTTTTCCTCACGGACAGACGATATCTCTTTGGCTTTCTGCAGTAAAGCCTGATAAACTTGTGCTTTATCCGAAACGGCTATCTTATCTGCTCCGGAAATTGCCGTTTTCTTCTCTGCTTGTTTCAAACGACTGGACGCCTGAACGCTCCCCAGAGGAGACATAGATGTCCCATCTATTTTCATATCGCTCACTCCAAAATCATAGTCTTATTCTCTATATCGAAGATAACTCATTAAAACTAAAGAGAAACTTTTCGTCTTTGGGGGGTGACTATTCAGGGACATGCCATTGCTTGCCGGAGACTAGTAACCCATGACCCGGATCGAATAAACAATCTATAAAATCAAAGTAGACCTAGCTGACTAGGTCCGTACTTGATGGGGAATACTACCAACTTCTTGGTCTGTCATGACTAATATCTAAACGTTTATAATGCTTATCCCACGTAACCACATCCTCGGGGGGTTGGCTTTTGCATGTGCCGCAATATAAGCATCCACAAAATCTGCCTTTTTAACGGAAAAATCAAGAAGTGCCTGCTGTACAACAAGTTTTTCCTCAGTTTCAACGCCAATTGCATTGGTGAATTTTAACAAAGCATCTGAGATGTCTGTTGGATGTGCTTCGTAAAAAGACTCTAATACCCAACAACACTCGGCCACAACTATGGCAGACAAGCGCAAAACTAACTCACCCGTTTCAACTTTTTGAATCATATCTTCAGCCTCTCTTGCCAACTCTTTGGGATCACCTGTAATAATTCAGATGATTACATTAGTGTCTAACCAAAGCTTCCTCGCCAACTATCCTTCCTCCCCATCCTGTAACTCTTGTTGCGCCATCTTCTCATACGCTTCTTTCCTGATTTCATCAACTGGTTTAAATGACTTATGTGTTTTTAGAATACCAAATAGTTCCGTAATACGTTGGCTCTTAACCGCTTCAACCTTAACTTCACCGTTTTTTTCAGCAATAAAGGTCAAGTGATCTCCCTCACCAATACCTAGTTTTTTTCGAATTTCTATAGGGATAACTATTTGCCCACGGCTGGATATTCTGCTCGTAGCCTTTACTACACCGGGTGCTTGATCGTCGGAAAAATTATTTATACTCATTTATTAACCCTCTTACTTATTCATCTTTCATTCTTACTTTTACCATAATCTTACCTATCTCTGTTGTCAAATATTATCATTGTTCTTATTAGTACTTCTCATGGGATCATAAGCTATTAATCCCTGAAACCTGCAGTATAGGGTTTCAGGGATTATTCTATGTTCCGCATCCAATCCTATAACCTTGGTTAAACCGGAATCTCTTCGGTTATAGATAATCACTCTAGTCTTTCCCCA encodes the following:
- a CDS encoding AbrB/MazE/SpoVT family DNA-binding domain-containing protein, which codes for MSINNFSDDQAPGVVKATSRISSRGQIVIPIEIRKKLGIGEGDHLTFIAEKNGEVKVEAVKSQRITELFGILKTHKSFKPVDEIRKEAYEKMAQQELQDGEEG
- a CDS encoding type II toxin-antitoxin system VapC family toxin, encoding MAREAEDMIQKVETGELVLRLSAIVVAECCWVLESFYEAHPTDISDALLKFTNAIGVETEEKLVVQQALLDFSVKKADFVDAYIAAHAKANPPRMWLRGISIINV
- a CDS encoding flagellar protein FlgN, with protein sequence MSEAFQQLNQNLRQQVQLYNELLILERHKRLALVENNLQEIEATTTQEEAFIINVNRLEKERLLWAEEIGHELGKQPEDLTLAELADHYPALVEVSRDLDQVVGQLQEIHKTNSQLLQQAMKIVDFTVGLLTHQASNTYTYPGQKESEDNKKRHLMDWRI
- the flgM gene encoding flagellar biosynthesis anti-sigma factor FlgM: MKIDGTSMSPLGSVQASSRLKQAEKKTAISGADKIAVSDKAQVYQALLQKAKEISSVREEKVNALTEQIQRGEFKVDAQRIADKLFTVCQND